One Esox lucius isolate fEsoLuc1 chromosome 1, fEsoLuc1.pri, whole genome shotgun sequence genomic region harbors:
- the esrrd gene encoding estrogen-related receptor gamma isoform X2: protein MALISVVSSVCHYLSTLATKPGHWDKTTESTTIFPLLETFFLIMDLKDFCLNENFHFLSQHNLPHDTDDAPSPDDTCIKTDPPSPTFALDTNTPFSPSSDSSGYSVFSQGHSLDPESPSSVSSGSGVSAAPDSSSASHFRSERSLTHSAHIDSILKCDYLSSLGSGLKRLCLVCGDFASGYHYGVASCEACKAFFKRTIQGNIEYSCPVVNECEITKRRRKSCQACRFQKCLRAGMMKEGVRMDRVRGGRQKYKRKADSGLTLYMKAPYAQPLKSNGNKVISQLLLTEPAPLCATPDNSTNDNDRKALLTLCDLLNRELLVMIGWAKHIPGFSTLSLVDQMALLQSGWMETLVLSVVSRSLGYSQELVFAENLLLDQSQCRAAGLSDLYTALRQLTTKYQQINPSQEEVVTLKAMALANSGKMRVGCMPTSSWPRPLSLSGETTGVDNGISHAVTQKQREV, encoded by the exons ATGGCCCTCATCTCCGTGGTGTCCTCGGTCTGTCACTACCTATCTACCTTAGCTACCAAACCAGGACACTGGGATAAAACTACTGAATCGACGACTATATTTCCTCTACTGGAGACTTTCTTCCTCATTATGGATCTAAAGGATTTTTGCCTAAATGAGAATTTCCACTTCCTCAGCCAGCACAA CCTACCCCACGACACCGACGACGCTCCTTCTCCGGATGATACATGTATCAAGACGGATCCCCCCAGCCCGACCTTCGCCCTAGACACCAACACGCCCTTCAGTCCCAGCTCAGATAGCAGTGGATACAGCGTATTCTCACAAGGTCACTCACTAGACCCGGAATCCCCGAGTTCGGTGAGCAGCGGCAGCGGTGTCAGCGCGGCACCGGACTCTAGCAGTGCATCTCACTTTCGCTCGGAGCGCAGTTTGACGCACTCAGCGCACATTGACTCCATCCTAAAATGTGACTACCTGTCGTCGCTGGGTTCTGGACTGAAAAGGCTGTGCCTAGTTTGTGGCGACTTTGCGTCAGGTTACCACTACGGAGTAGCTTCATGTGAGGCATGCAAGGCTTTCTTCAAGAGGACAattcaag GTAACATCGAGTACAGCTGCCCCGTGGTGAATGAGTGCGAGATCACCAAGCGTCGCAGGAAGTCATGCCAGGCGTGTCGCTTCCAGAAGTGCCTGCGTGCCGGCATGATGAAGGAAG GAGTTCGCATGGACCGAGTGCGAGGAGGCCGTCAGAAGTACAAGAGGAAGGCGGACTCTGGCCTGACCCTTTACATGAAAGCCCCATATGCACAACCCTTAAAGTCCAATG GAAACAAAGTGATATCCCAGCTCCTCTTGACAGAGCCAGCCCCCCTGTGTGCTACTCCTGACAACTCAACCAATGACAATGACCGAAAAGCCCTGCTCACCCTTTGTGACCTACTAAATCGGGAACTCCTGGTCATGATTGGCTGGGCCAAGCACATCCCAG GCTTCTCCACTCTTTCATTGGTGGACCAGATGGCTCTGCTGCAGAGCGGTTGGATGGAGACTCTGGTCCTGTCTGTGGTCTCTAGATCTCTGGGCTACAGTCAGGAGCTGGTGTTTGCTGAAAACCTGCTTCTGGATCAGTCCCAGTGCCGTGCGGCTGGACTCTCTGACCTCTACACTGCCCTGAGACAACTGACCACCAAGTACCAGCAGATAAATCCCAGCCAAGAGGAGGTGGTCACTCTTAAGGCGATGGCCCTCGCCAACTCAG